A region of the Candidatus Nanosynbacter lyticus genome:
CTCTTTTATCAATATCTTTTATAGCTTGAGCTAAAAGATTATCAGCATATGCAAAGATAAGCTCAGCAATAAAATCAGAAAGAGTGTTTCCCTGAGGTATCCCATTTGTTTGTCGATGATTCATCATCTGAAAATGCTCATCAATTTTACCTCCCAAAGATTTTTTATCACGGTTAGCATAAGCCTCGTCTTTACCATGAAGAGCCCATGAAATAGAATGCGTATATATTGATCCATAACAGTTTGCAACATCAGTTTCTAAGACATATCGAAACTCAAGACCTTTAGCCGCACAGTTTTGCTCAAATTTCTCCCACCAAGCACGTATTTGCTCCGCTTTCGCGCTTTTCTTTTTTGAGGGTTGCACTGGAATACTAGCAACTTCAATATTACAACCCCTCCTTAACTCAGAAAATCGCTTTTTTATAACACTCCAATTATCCTCTTTAGTGATATAATGCACTAACCCTACATAAAGAACCGGATTTATTATCTCAAATGGCCTCCAGGCTAGTTCACCGTCTTTGTTGCCGTAAATCACTTTATTTACATCATGTCTATCTCGTGGGTCTTTCTTCTTACGGCCACCATCCTCTGGATCAAAAAAATAATTAACATCATAACCGCCCATCTTACTTGACACAGCTTGAAGTATTGGATCAAAGTTAAAATATTCAGGCAAATCAAAGTTTACATAACTTTTACCGTCCAGCAAAAAAGCACGAGCTTGCTTATGATCAAGTTCTAATATATTAGCCATTATATCTTAATCTCTCCGGAAATTAATTTTGGTAAAAGCAAATCACGAATTTTGGACAAATAATCTATTTGCTTCTTGTTTTCATGTATCATATCAAACAATGGTCGCACCATCTGCTCGAAATCATCAAACTCGCAATCTGATAAATCAACAATTTCCAAAAGCTCTATGTGCTTTGGATAAATATGCGGCTGACCAGAGCCAGTTTGCATATCGTATATCTCTTTTTGCTTGTTCTTGAGGAATAAATAGTAGGTATAAACATATTTGGTAATTGTTGAGTCAATGTACGAAGAGTCTGCCGACCATACTGGTTCACCCCAAACAGACACAAAACCAGCATTTGCTCCGGATGCACTTATCGTGATAACTGGCGCGGTCGTATTTGCTTCATTGTGAAATCCGGCTGGCTTCAGTCCACCGCTAATAACCGGTGTGTCACCACAAATCATATCTCTAGCTTGCAAACTTCTACCTCTTTTTGGATGAAACTTTTTTCCTAAAGGTATGGTCTGTATATTACCATTACTCTGCTTAGCTTTATCAACAAAATAATGACGAAAGAGGGTTTGGCCAAGCTGCTCGAGGGTTTCGTTCATGCGGCGGTTGAGCTCGATTTTTTCATCAAGGCTGCTGAGGATATCGGCAATTTTCTTTTGTTGGTAGAGTGGCGGCAGATTGATGGTCATAGCTGATATTTGCTTAGAACCCAAATTCTGCTGAGCAGCACCAACAGCAGCGCTTAGGAGTTTTTCATAACTATTTACAAGATAATAGTACACGAATCTATAATCAGCTTTGTTGTTATCAATTATTAAATTGCAACAGGCTTGATTTGTAGCCAATGGAATCTTATTAATCGCAGACCTGCCGGCAGTTGCACCATACATAGCTACAATCACGGAATCTTCAGGGATAATCTTTGCCGATGAGTTCTTTAGCCCTAATTCTGTAATTGTTTTTTCAGTTGAATAAATATTACCAAAATTAACCTCCTGAGTCCTTAACCACGGTATACCGCCACCATAGTAATCATCCCTCTTGGTTAACGGCGTTCCACCAGATGTAATTTTAGTACAAATATCGCTCAACGAAACCGTCTGTATCATCGCTCATCACTTTCTGTAGAGATTGTTGTATATAAACCAATGAGAGCAGTCGCCTCCTCAAAATCTTGTAGGTTTTCGCCACTTCGCCCCCTACCTTCAGAAGCAAAGATATTTTTGTATTCCACTATCAACGCATCTACCGCCTTCTCTTTCATCTCCTCTTGCGATAAACTTGAACCATCCTCATATACAAATCTTTCTGCATATCCAAGAGCACTATATGAATTAGCAGTAAAATCTCTTAGTACGCCCTCACCTCTGCCTGATTTGAATTGTTCATATAAACTATCGTTTTTTATCTTTAGCGCAAGGGCCAGAGGTACGAACACAAGCTGTGTCGGATATTGGTCCTTCCTCCAGTTGTTATTTCTTGTCAGAAACCGACTCACCAAACGAAGTGATGAATAGTATGAATTAATTTCACGCATCTCAAAGCCGTAGTATTCTATAGCGTCAAATGCAACTCCATTAACTATCATGCTGCCTTCCATCCAGTCAAGTACGCTTCTTGCATACACTTCGATGCTCAACTTACGCAAACCAAACGTAAAATCAAAAAATTTATTTAGATACGCATATCCATCAAAGTCACTTCCGTAATATTTCTTAATTGTATGTGAAAGTTGATTGACATTTGTCGTAATGATGAACGTCACATCATCACGCATAAAATAATGCTTAACAACCTCTAGCAACTCGACAGCAAAAGACGGACGACAGCGATCAAGCTCATCAATTACAAAAATGAGTCTTTCGGAATCACCTTTTAACTTATCAATGAATTCGTTTACTGTATCGTGTCGATTTACTTGATCTTTTACCGCTTTGACAAGGTCAGCCTTACTAGTCTTATTATCAATGTCTATAAAATCATGGGTTATGTTCTTTAATCCTGCAGACATGGTTATCATACTAAGAGCCTTCTTTATCGAGCCTTGGGTCAGACTTTCATCGTCGTCCGCTATCAACTTTAGCAACATAGCACTGAGCGCGTCGCCAAGATAATCATATTCCCACGCATTGAAATAGAAAGTTTTTTGTTTTTCTCGCAAAAGGTTGATTGCATTCTCGTCAAGAGTATTATGGCCATAATCTTGAATAGCACTGTCAGATAACATTAGTAGTTGCTTTACAAACACCGTTTTACCGGATCCCCATGCACCATCAATTGCCAAAACGGTACTTTCTTTCAATGAATTTAGTAGCTTCACAAGCATTGACAGCTGATTGTTACGCAGAATAGTATTATTGTGCAAATGCCTTAGGATTTGTTTATCTGTTAATTCTTTCATTTCTTCCCCTTAACCTTCTCCTTCACAGATAGCCCAGATGCGAAAATTGGTAGCAATATTTGACTTCACACGGTAACCAAGCTCAATTAACGTGTCTAGGCTATAATGCTCTATATTCCTTGAGACCTCACGATCACCTTTAGTTTGAACTATAAAGAATTTCTTTATAGTTGCCGAAGGGACGAGCGCTTTCTCTTCGTAGATATTCTTAATATGTTGGCCTATATTTTGCCTTGTAGTCTGAAATACCTGGGCCAACTGCACTTGAGTGAGCCACATATTTTCATCTTGTAGCCTAGCTTGAATCTGCGGCTTGCCGTCATCGCCAACATACAACACCATCTCGCTGTTCGGGTTGTTGCTATTCATCATTTGGTTTCTTTCTCTATTTTGGCAAGATTTTCTTTTATTTTTACCTCTAACTCACGGCTCTTCGCAAATTGCCCTTCAAGCTCAGCCGTCAACCGAGCAAATTTCTCGGCGAACGGCTCATCGTCTTCCTCGGCCTCTTCGACACCAACGTAACGACCGGGTGCCAGTACGTAATCATGCTGCTTGATTTCTTCTAGATCAGCGACTTTGCAGAAGCCCTGCTGGTCAGCGTAATCCGCGCTGGCAGTTTTATAATCGTGATATGTCTTTGCTACCCTGGCAATATCTTCTTCGGTCAGCTCGCGGTTACGACGGGTGACCATTTTACCCAAATTACGCCCATCGATGAACAGTACTTTACCGTGACGATTAGCACGATCGCGCGACACAAACCACAGACAGCACGGTATAGCGACGTTAAAAAATAACTGACTCGGCAGTGTGACGATGGCGTCAACCATATCATTGAGCACTAGCTGCTTGCGGATGTCACCTTCGCCGCCAGTTTGACTGCTCATGCTCCCGTTTGCCAACACAAAACCTGCCGTACCACGCGGGCTCAAGTGGTGAATCATATGTTGAATCCAGGCAAAGTTAGCATTACCCTTTGGCGGCAGTCCATACTTCCAGCGTGGGTCGGCCTGCAAATGTTCTTGACCCCAGTCACTAATATTAAACGGTGGGTTAGCTAAGATATAATCAGCTTTCAGGTCAGGAAGCTGGTCATCCATCAAGGTGTCGCCGCGTTTGATATTTGCGTCAATTCCCCGAATTGCCATATTCATTTTAGCGAGTCGCCAAGTGGTTTCGTTGAGCTCCTGACCATACACCGCGATATCGCTAACGCGGCCCGCATGCTCCTCGACAAACTTCTCACTCCAGACGAACATACCACCACTACCGCAACATGGGTCGTACACGCGCCCACTGTATGGCTCAAGCATTTCTACCAGCAATTTCACGATGGAGCGCGGCGTGTAGAATTCACCACCATGCTTACCCTCACTGTCGGCAAACATACCCATAAAATATTCGTACACTTGACCAAGCAAGTCTTTGGAGCTGGCAGTATCAAATTTAATATTGGTAAATAAATCGATGAGTTCACCTAGGCGACGCTTATCCAGAGCTTCACGAGCATAATTTTTTGGCAACACTCCCTTCAGACTAGGGTTGTCGCGCTCAATCGCCTCCATGGCACTATCAACTAAGACGCCAATTTCTGGCTGTTTGGCACTCGCCACTAGGTATTCCCAACGAGCCTCCTTGGGAATCCAAAAAATATTCTCCGCCAAATACCAATCCTGGTCTTCAGGATCATAATTCTCATCAATCGCTGTCTGATATCGCACCGAAAACGCATCCGAAACATATTTTAGAAAGATCAACCCCAGTACCACATATTTATAGTCCGACGAACTAATATTACCCCGTAGTTTATCCGCCGCAGCCCACAACTGCTTTTCAAGCTCCCTCGTATTCATAGATAGATTATATCAGATTTTGAGGCTCATTTACTCTGCGTGCAGCAAGCTCTTGTAATTAAGTTT
Encoded here:
- a CDS encoding restriction endonuclease subunit S; amino-acid sequence: MIQTVSLSDICTKITSGGTPLTKRDDYYGGGIPWLRTQEVNFGNIYSTEKTITELGLKNSSAKIIPEDSVIVAMYGATAGRSAINKIPLATNQACCNLIIDNNKADYRFVYYYLVNSYEKLLSAAVGAAQQNLGSKQISAMTINLPPLYQQKKIADILSSLDEKIELNRRMNETLEQLGQTLFRHYFVDKAKQSNGNIQTIPLGKKFHPKRGRSLQARDMICGDTPVISGGLKPAGFHNEANTTAPVITISASGANAGFVSVWGEPVWSADSSYIDSTITKYVYTYYLFLKNKQKEIYDMQTGSGQPHIYPKHIELLEIVDLSDCEFDDFEQMVRPLFDMIHENKKQIDYLSKIRDLLLPKLISGEIKI
- a CDS encoding KAP family P-loop NTPase fold protein, whose product is MKELTDKQILRHLHNNTILRNNQLSMLVKLLNSLKESTVLAIDGAWGSGKTVFVKQLLMLSDSAIQDYGHNTLDENAINLLREKQKTFYFNAWEYDYLGDALSAMLLKLIADDDESLTQGSIKKALSMITMSAGLKNITHDFIDIDNKTSKADLVKAVKDQVNRHDTVNEFIDKLKGDSERLIFVIDELDRCRPSFAVELLEVVKHYFMRDDVTFIITTNVNQLSHTIKKYYGSDFDGYAYLNKFFDFTFGLRKLSIEVYARSVLDWMEGSMIVNGVAFDAIEYYGFEMREINSYYSSLRLVSRFLTRNNNWRKDQYPTQLVFVPLALALKIKNDSLYEQFKSGRGEGVLRDFTANSYSALGYAERFVYEDGSSLSQEEMKEKAVDALIVEYKNIFASEGRGRSGENLQDFEEATALIGLYTTISTESDER
- the rhuM gene encoding RhuM family protein, with the protein product MMNSNNPNSEMVLYVGDDGKPQIQARLQDENMWLTQVQLAQVFQTTRQNIGQHIKNIYEEKALVPSATIKKFFIVQTKGDREVSRNIEHYSLDTLIELGYRVKSNIATNFRIWAICEGEG
- a CDS encoding type I restriction-modification system subunit M, with the protein product MNTRELEKQLWAAADKLRGNISSSDYKYVVLGLIFLKYVSDAFSVRYQTAIDENYDPEDQDWYLAENIFWIPKEARWEYLVASAKQPEIGVLVDSAMEAIERDNPSLKGVLPKNYAREALDKRRLGELIDLFTNIKFDTASSKDLLGQVYEYFMGMFADSEGKHGGEFYTPRSIVKLLVEMLEPYSGRVYDPCCGSGGMFVWSEKFVEEHAGRVSDIAVYGQELNETTWRLAKMNMAIRGIDANIKRGDTLMDDQLPDLKADYILANPPFNISDWGQEHLQADPRWKYGLPPKGNANFAWIQHMIHHLSPRGTAGFVLANGSMSSQTGGEGDIRKQLVLNDMVDAIVTLPSQLFFNVAIPCCLWFVSRDRANRHGKVLFIDGRNLGKMVTRRNRELTEEDIARVAKTYHDYKTASADYADQQGFCKVADLEEIKQHDYVLAPGRYVGVEEAEEDDEPFAEKFARLTAELEGQFAKSRELEVKIKENLAKIEKETK